The proteins below come from a single Geobacillus thermoleovorans genomic window:
- a CDS encoding prephenate dehydrogenase, whose translation MEGKVFIVGLGLIGGSIALAIKKAHPEAMIIGYDVNERQLGLARSLKVIDEAARSPEDGYGQADLIVLAVPVMQTEALLSSMPLERLKRGVIVTDVGSTKQRIVQGARRLLDHGVAFIGGHPMAGSHKSGVAAARAHLFENAFYILTPTDDVPPQQVEALKQWLAGTKAQFVILTPEEHDRITGVISHFPHLIAASLVHQAREYECENALVSRLAAGGFRDITRIASSNPEMWRDIFIHNKHELLALFDRWIAEMERLRSFVEEENSIAIYHYFLEAKQFRDGLPSRTKGAIPSFYDLYVDVPDYPGVISEVTGYLAEENISITNIRIIETREEIYGVLRLSFQSEDDRARAKACLAKHTNYATYEG comes from the coding sequence TTGGAAGGAAAAGTGTTCATTGTCGGCCTCGGCTTGATCGGCGGATCGATTGCATTGGCGATTAAAAAAGCGCATCCGGAGGCGATGATCATCGGCTACGACGTCAATGAGCGGCAGCTCGGCTTGGCGCGCTCGCTCAAGGTGATCGACGAAGCCGCCCGTTCGCCCGAAGACGGATACGGACAGGCGGATTTGATCGTTCTGGCCGTTCCGGTCATGCAGACGGAGGCGCTGCTTTCGTCGATGCCGCTCGAGCGGTTGAAACGCGGCGTTATCGTTACCGATGTCGGCAGCACGAAGCAGCGCATCGTCCAAGGCGCCCGCCGCCTGTTGGATCATGGCGTAGCGTTCATCGGCGGCCATCCGATGGCCGGGTCGCATAAAAGCGGTGTGGCGGCGGCAAGGGCTCATCTGTTTGAAAACGCCTTTTACATTTTGACGCCGACGGACGATGTGCCGCCGCAGCAAGTCGAGGCGTTGAAACAGTGGCTTGCGGGAACGAAAGCGCAGTTTGTCATCTTAACGCCGGAAGAGCATGACCGCATCACTGGCGTAATCAGCCATTTTCCGCATTTGATTGCGGCGAGCCTCGTTCATCAGGCGCGCGAATACGAGTGCGAAAACGCCCTCGTCAGCCGGCTGGCGGCCGGCGGCTTCCGCGACATCACCCGCATCGCGTCGAGCAATCCGGAAATGTGGCGCGATATTTTTATCCATAACAAGCATGAACTGCTTGCGCTCTTTGACCGCTGGATCGCCGAAATGGAGCGGCTGCGTTCGTTTGTCGAAGAAGAAAACAGCATCGCTATTTACCATTACTTTTTGGAGGCGAAACAGTTTCGCGACGGGCTGCCGTCGAGAACGAAAGGAGCGATTCCGTCGTTTTACGATTTGTATGTCGACGTGCCGGATTATCCGGGCGTCATCTCCGAAGTGACCGGCTATTTGGCCGAAGAAAACATCAGCATCACGAACATCCGCATCATTGAGACGCGCGAAGAAATTTACGGCGTGCTCCGCCTCAGCTTCCAAAGCGAAGACGATCGGGCGCGGGCGAAAGCGTGCCTCGCCAAACATACGAACTATGCCACCTATGAAGGGTAG